From the Ruania alkalisoli genome, one window contains:
- a CDS encoding TetR/AcrR family transcriptional regulator → MTTAPTSAHSSPGLRERKRVQTRAQLARDAFALARERGVDGFTIDEVAEATGVARRTFFNHFSSKEEAISHVVAMAVHESLAELVHPGATPGVDDCAVIEAFGRSDLLETIGRVTRALLSPDVVTTFRQFAALAESHPSVLPHVHQVEAQARERAAELLGDPSFGALDPFVARLVPGVVISALSTVILRESHVTEIDGPAPHAVSTDEFVAQLLRFITTGIGPGEPRHTGPAAPSR, encoded by the coding sequence GTGACGACGGCCCCCACCTCTGCGCACTCCTCCCCTGGTCTGCGTGAACGCAAGCGAGTACAGACCCGCGCCCAGCTTGCACGCGACGCCTTCGCTCTGGCCCGCGAGCGCGGTGTCGACGGTTTCACCATCGACGAGGTGGCTGAGGCGACGGGGGTGGCGCGGAGGACGTTCTTCAACCACTTCTCCTCGAAGGAAGAAGCCATCAGCCACGTGGTGGCGATGGCCGTGCACGAGTCACTCGCCGAGCTCGTGCATCCGGGCGCGACCCCGGGTGTCGACGACTGCGCCGTGATCGAGGCGTTCGGTCGTTCGGACCTGCTCGAGACCATCGGCCGGGTCACCCGCGCCCTGCTCAGCCCCGATGTGGTGACCACCTTCCGGCAGTTCGCCGCCCTCGCCGAGTCTCATCCCTCCGTGCTCCCGCACGTCCACCAGGTCGAGGCGCAGGCACGGGAGCGGGCGGCCGAGCTGCTCGGAGATCCGTCCTTCGGGGCCCTCGATCCGTTCGTCGCCCGGCTGGTGCCGGGAGTCGTGATCTCCGCGCTGTCCACCGTGATCCTGCGCGAGAGCCACGTCACCGAGATCGACGGGCCCGCCCCACATGCGGTCAGTACCGACGAGTTCGTCGCCCAGCTGCTGCGCTTCATCACTACCGGGATCGGCCCTGGCGAGCCACGGCACACGGGCCCCGCCGCACCTTCGCGCTGA